Proteins encoded together in one Actinomycetes bacterium window:
- a CDS encoding alpha/beta fold hydrolase: MLHRTVEGTGPRVVLAHGFTQTLASWEPLAARLRPRWQVVRADLPGHGGSGAARADLTGAARLLGQAGGRAAYAGYSLGGRVCLRLALDRPDLVRALVLVGASPGIQDPAARAERRAADETLAARIERDGVEAFLDRWLAGPLFATLPAERAGRAARLANTAEGLAAALRLLGTGSQEPLWDRLATLRPPALLLAGALDAKFAALAGQIAAAIGPRARTALVPGAGHAAHLERPDKVGELVERFMGEHIDR, encoded by the coding sequence GTGCTGCACCGCACCGTCGAGGGGACGGGCCCGCGGGTCGTCCTCGCCCACGGCTTCACCCAGACCCTTGCCTCCTGGGAGCCGCTGGCCGCGCGCCTGCGCCCGCGCTGGCAGGTGGTCCGCGCCGACCTGCCCGGCCACGGCGGCTCGGGCGCGGCCCGGGCCGACCTGACCGGCGCCGCCCGCCTGCTCGGCCAGGCCGGAGGGCGGGCCGCCTACGCCGGCTACTCGCTCGGGGGGCGCGTCTGCCTGCGCCTGGCCCTGGACCGGCCCGACCTGGTCCGGGCGCTGGTCCTGGTGGGCGCCTCGCCCGGCATCCAGGACCCTGCCGCCCGGGCCGAGCGCCGGGCCGCCGACGAGACCCTGGCCGCCCGGATCGAGCGCGACGGGGTCGAGGCGTTCCTCGACCGCTGGCTGGCTGGGCCGCTGTTCGCCACCCTGCCCGCGGAGCGGGCCGGGCGGGCCGCCCGGCTGGCCAACACCGCCGAGGGCCTGGCCGCCGCCCTGCGCCTGCTCGGCACCGGCAGCCAGGAGCCGCTCTGGGACCGGCTGGCCACCCTCCGCCCGCCGGCCCTGCTTCTCGCCGGGGCCCTGGACGCCAAGTTCGCCGCCCTGGCCGGGCAGATAGCGGCCGCGATCGGCCCGCGCGCCCGCACCGCCCTGGTTCCCGGGGCCGGTCACGCCGCCCACCTCGAGCGCCCCGACAAGGTCGGCGAGCTGGTCGAGAGGTTCATGGGCGAGCACATCGACCGGTAG
- a CDS encoding 1,4-dihydroxy-2-naphthoate polyprenyltransferase, producing the protein MDVWLRGARPRTLVAAVVPVLVGTAAAAAERPAVAWRALAALVVALGMQVGANYANDYSDGVRGADSPARLGPARLVATGLATPGQVKRAAGLAFAVAMAAGLALAVAVDLRLLAVGVAAVAAAVLYTGGPRPYGYAGFGELSVLVFFGVVATCGSAYVQLGRVPPAALAASVPVGLAAVALLIANNIRDIEGDRRAGKRTLAVRLGRSRSRALFVLVVAAVFVAVALLGLSRPPVLLALAAAPLALSPVHLVRRREDGPGLIAALAGTARLQLALGVLLAAGLWLS; encoded by the coding sequence ATGGACGTCTGGCTGCGGGGCGCCCGCCCGAGGACCCTGGTCGCCGCGGTGGTGCCGGTGCTGGTGGGCACGGCCGCGGCCGCCGCCGAGCGGCCGGCGGTCGCCTGGCGGGCGTTGGCCGCCCTGGTCGTCGCGCTCGGCATGCAGGTCGGGGCCAACTACGCCAACGACTACTCCGACGGCGTGCGGGGTGCCGACAGCCCGGCACGCCTGGGCCCGGCCCGGCTGGTCGCCACCGGCCTGGCAACCCCCGGCCAGGTGAAGCGGGCCGCCGGCCTGGCCTTCGCGGTGGCCATGGCGGCCGGGCTCGCCCTGGCCGTCGCGGTCGACCTGCGCCTGCTCGCGGTCGGGGTGGCCGCCGTCGCAGCCGCGGTGCTGTACACCGGCGGCCCGCGGCCCTACGGGTACGCCGGGTTCGGCGAGCTTTCGGTGCTGGTCTTCTTCGGTGTGGTGGCCACCTGCGGCTCGGCCTACGTCCAGCTCGGGCGGGTCCCGCCCGCTGCGCTGGCCGCCTCGGTGCCGGTCGGGCTGGCCGCGGTCGCCCTCCTGATCGCCAACAACATCCGCGACATCGAGGGCGACCGGCGCGCCGGCAAGCGCACCCTGGCCGTCCGCCTGGGCCGGTCCCGCTCGCGGGCGCTGTTCGTCCTGGTCGTGGCCGCGGTGTTCGTGGCCGTCGCGCTGCTCGGCCTGTCCCGCCCGCCGGTGCTGCTGGCGCTGGCCGCAGCGCCCCTGGCCCTCTCCCCTGTCCACCTGGTGCGGCGGCGCGAGGACGGCCCCGGCCTGATCGCCGCCCTGGCCGGCACCGCCCGGCTCCAGCTGGCCCTCGGCGTGCTGCTGGCCGCGGGCCTGTGGCTGTCGTGA
- the menB gene encoding 1,4-dihydroxy-2-naphthoyl-CoA synthase, with amino-acid sequence MEWHQHGEWSDIRYETADGIAKITICRPEVRNAFRPRTLFELSAAFELARNDPGVGVVVLTGEGTEAFCSGGDQRIRGEDGYVGDDGVGRLNVLDLQVQIRRLPKPVIAMVAGYAIGGGHVLHLVCDLTVAADNARFGQTGPKVGSFDGGYGAGLLARTVGRKKAAEIWFLCEQYDAEAALAMGLVNTVVPVDRLEETTVAWCRKILDKSPLSLRLLKAGLNADSDGLAGIQQLAGDATLLYYMTEEAQEGRNAFREKRPPDFSKFPRRP; translated from the coding sequence GTGGAGTGGCACCAGCATGGCGAGTGGAGCGACATCCGGTACGAGACCGCCGACGGCATCGCCAAGATCACCATCTGCCGTCCCGAGGTGCGCAACGCGTTCCGCCCCAGGACCCTGTTCGAGCTCTCGGCAGCGTTCGAGCTGGCCCGCAACGACCCCGGGGTCGGCGTGGTGGTGCTCACCGGCGAGGGCACCGAGGCGTTCTGCTCCGGCGGCGACCAGCGCATCCGCGGTGAGGACGGCTACGTCGGCGACGACGGCGTCGGCCGCCTCAACGTCCTGGACCTGCAGGTGCAGATCCGGCGCCTGCCCAAGCCGGTGATCGCGATGGTGGCCGGCTACGCGATCGGCGGTGGGCACGTGCTGCACCTGGTCTGCGACCTCACCGTCGCGGCCGACAACGCCCGCTTCGGCCAGACCGGCCCCAAGGTCGGGTCGTTCGACGGCGGCTACGGGGCCGGGCTGCTGGCCCGGACGGTCGGCCGCAAGAAGGCGGCCGAGATCTGGTTCCTCTGCGAGCAGTACGACGCCGAGGCGGCCCTGGCCATGGGCCTGGTCAACACCGTGGTGCCCGTGGACCGGCTCGAGGAGACCACCGTCGCCTGGTGCCGGAAGATCCTCGACAAGAGCCCGCTGTCGCTGCGGCTGCTCAAGGCGGGCCTGAACGCCGACTCCGACGGGCTCGCGGGCATCCAGCAGCTCGCCGGGGACGCCACCCTGCTCTACTACATGACCGAGGAGGCCCAGGAGGGCCGCAACGCCTTCCGCGAGAAGCGCCCGCCCGACTTCTCCAAGTTCCCCCGCCGGCCCTGA
- a CDS encoding AMP-binding protein, whose amino-acid sequence MSGSLHTPLVAVALPRAAAATAVMSAWEAGEAVLPLDPGAPGPEVRRLLDAARPTHLVDGDGRARRPGGRPAEADVAAVVATSGTAGTPKLVELTAAGIRASALAVSAAVGAGPGDRWLACVPMHGVAGLAIVARGWHTGVPVEVHDRFDVALVDGAAADATLVSLVPTMLRRLLEDGCDLRRFRRVLLGGAAAPAGLLAAATGAGVPLTRTYGLTETFGGVAHDGHALAGVELSVAADGEIGVRGEMVLRRYRDDPEATAAALRGGVLHTGDLGRLEPDGRLVVLGRRDDLIVSGGVNVHPVEVEGALSAHPAVADAAVRGLPDPEWGQRVVAFVVPADPDRPPTLDDLRGFALDRVAAAKAPRQLVLVERVPRTSSGKVLRRLLIAP is encoded by the coding sequence GTGTCCGGCTCCCTCCACACCCCGCTGGTGGCGGTCGCCCTGCCCCGGGCGGCGGCTGCCACGGCCGTGATGAGCGCCTGGGAGGCGGGGGAGGCGGTGCTGCCGCTCGACCCCGGGGCGCCAGGCCCCGAGGTCCGGCGCCTGCTCGACGCGGCCCGTCCCACGCATCTGGTCGACGGCGACGGCCGGGCCCGGCGGCCCGGCGGGCGCCCGGCCGAGGCCGACGTGGCCGCGGTCGTCGCCACCTCGGGAACGGCCGGGACCCCGAAGCTGGTCGAGCTGACCGCCGCCGGGATCCGCGCGTCGGCGCTGGCGGTGTCGGCGGCGGTCGGCGCCGGCCCAGGGGACCGCTGGCTCGCCTGCGTGCCCATGCACGGCGTGGCCGGGCTCGCCATCGTCGCCCGGGGCTGGCACACCGGGGTCCCGGTCGAGGTCCACGACCGCTTCGACGTCGCCCTGGTCGACGGGGCCGCCGCTGACGCCACCCTGGTGTCGCTGGTCCCGACCATGCTCCGGCGACTGCTCGAGGACGGCTGCGACCTGCGCCGCTTCCGCCGAGTCCTGCTCGGCGGCGCCGCAGCCCCGGCCGGGCTGCTCGCCGCAGCGACCGGGGCCGGTGTGCCGCTGACGCGCACCTACGGGCTCACCGAGACGTTCGGGGGTGTCGCCCACGACGGCCACGCCCTGGCCGGGGTGGAGCTGTCGGTCGCCGCCGACGGCGAGATCGGCGTGCGCGGGGAGATGGTGCTGCGACGCTACCGGGACGATCCTGAGGCGACCGCGGCCGCCCTGCGCGGGGGCGTGCTCCACACCGGCGACCTGGGCCGGCTGGAGCCGGACGGCCGCCTGGTCGTGCTGGGGCGGCGCGACGACCTGATCGTCAGCGGCGGCGTGAACGTGCACCCGGTGGAGGTTGAGGGGGCCCTGTCGGCCCATCCGGCGGTGGCCGACGCGGCCGTGCGCGGCCTGCCCGACCCCGAGTGGGGCCAGCGCGTGGTCGCGTTCGTCGTCCCGGCCGACCCGGACCGCCCGCCGACCCTCGACGACCTGCGCGGGTTCGCCCTGGACCGCGTGGCCGCGGCCAAGGCACCCCGCCAGCTCGTCCTGGTCGAGCGGGTGCCGAGGACATCCTCCGGCAAGGTGCTGCGCCGCCTGCTCATCGCCCCGTAG
- a CDS encoding AAA family ATPase, producing MSGEAILDGMSGRFSCPTFIGRTRELAHLDEALERAGAGIPVVLAVGGEAGVGKTRLVDELVGRARRAGAAVLTGGCIGLGEEGVPFAPVVEALRTMLRTTEPDAVERWFAHARVELARLLPELGPARPVDDPRELDLASGQGRLFELLLGVLERLAAQRPAVLVVEDLHWADHSTRALLAFLIRNLRQGRLLLVLTYRTDELHRRHPLRPFLAELDRSWWVERLELQRFERSELVAQVAGILGRQPEAELVDELFARGQGNAFFTEELLAAACGVAGELPPTLRDTLMARIELLPDRTQHVLRVASAAAREVEHRLLAAVAGLAEPELFEALREAVSSHVLVVDNADETYAFRHALVQEAVYGDLLPGERSRLHAAFAARLDALPSRGDSCHDATIAAELAHHWYAAHDLERALPAAVTAGLAAERVHANAEARRQFERALELWERVPAVHGTLALDRAKLLWHAGEAAYRTGEQDRAIALLRAAIDAADPAADPLRAGVITSRLGHFLRNAGKEGAFATLKEAVRLVPPDPPTPERAQVLAALGQALMLKPLWEESRAVCEEAIAIARSVGDRAVEVHAMDTLGVVLAHLGDTQTGLAHLREARRVAMSLHDDEQHPVDEAVRAYANLTDVLDLVGDLEQAAATALEGVEVAREHGLERAICAHLVADAASALAKLGRWDEADRHLRASLDVNVSGHNASLLHLTRAALELRRGHFEPALEHLGTARRLFGRTHAGAQITGPIFQGLAETAVWQGRHDDARAAVAEGLSLTLAVDGWRHARPLYPVGLAAEADRADRARARRAAAEAEDARRVAAGLLEGARTLPGGTSAEADALLATCEAEWTRVEGTSDPGRWQAVADAWDKAMQPYPGAYARWRLAEAFLGARLDREQAERAVREAHATAARLGAAPLRTEVERLARRSRIDLAPRPARPDQAAAAEPDTTGLAGELGLTPRELEVLQLVADGRSNSQIAEALFISAKTASVHVSNILAKLGVASRVEAAAVAHRLALFDEPAGR from the coding sequence ATGTCCGGGGAGGCCATACTGGACGGCATGAGCGGCCGCTTCTCCTGCCCGACGTTCATCGGGCGCACGCGCGAGCTCGCCCACCTCGACGAGGCGCTCGAGCGGGCGGGCGCGGGGATCCCGGTCGTGCTGGCGGTCGGCGGCGAGGCCGGCGTCGGCAAGACCCGCCTGGTGGACGAGCTGGTCGGCCGGGCCAGGAGGGCCGGCGCGGCCGTGCTCACCGGCGGCTGCATCGGTCTCGGGGAGGAAGGCGTGCCCTTCGCCCCGGTGGTGGAGGCGCTGCGCACCATGCTGCGGACCACCGAGCCCGACGCGGTCGAGCGCTGGTTCGCCCACGCCCGGGTCGAGCTGGCCCGGCTGCTGCCTGAGCTGGGCCCCGCCCGTCCGGTCGACGACCCGCGCGAGCTCGACCTCGCCAGCGGCCAGGGCCGCCTGTTCGAGCTGCTGCTCGGCGTGCTCGAGCGGCTCGCCGCCCAGCGGCCGGCCGTGCTGGTCGTCGAGGACCTGCACTGGGCCGACCACTCCACCCGAGCCCTGCTGGCGTTCCTGATCCGCAACCTGCGCCAGGGGCGGCTGCTGCTGGTGCTCACCTACCGGACCGACGAGCTGCACCGCCGCCACCCGCTGCGGCCGTTCCTGGCCGAGCTGGACCGGAGCTGGTGGGTCGAGCGGCTGGAGCTGCAACGGTTCGAGCGGTCCGAGCTGGTCGCCCAGGTGGCCGGGATCCTCGGCCGGCAGCCAGAGGCCGAGCTGGTCGACGAGCTGTTCGCCCGCGGCCAGGGCAACGCCTTCTTCACCGAGGAGCTGCTCGCCGCCGCCTGCGGCGTGGCCGGGGAGCTGCCGCCGACGCTGCGCGACACCCTGATGGCCCGCATCGAGCTGCTGCCCGACCGCACCCAGCACGTGCTGCGGGTCGCGTCCGCCGCCGCCCGGGAGGTCGAGCACCGGCTGCTGGCCGCGGTGGCCGGCCTGGCCGAGCCGGAGCTGTTCGAGGCGCTCCGCGAGGCGGTCTCCTCCCACGTGCTGGTGGTCGACAACGCCGACGAGACCTACGCCTTCCGGCACGCGCTGGTGCAGGAGGCGGTCTACGGCGACCTGCTGCCGGGCGAGCGGAGCCGGCTGCACGCCGCCTTCGCGGCCCGGCTCGACGCGCTGCCGAGCCGCGGCGACAGCTGCCACGACGCCACCATCGCGGCCGAGCTCGCCCACCACTGGTACGCCGCCCACGACCTGGAGCGGGCCCTGCCCGCCGCGGTCACCGCGGGCCTGGCCGCCGAGCGCGTCCACGCCAACGCCGAGGCCAGGCGCCAGTTCGAGCGTGCCCTGGAGCTGTGGGAGCGGGTGCCCGCCGTGCACGGCACGCTCGCGCTCGACCGGGCCAAGCTGCTCTGGCACGCCGGCGAGGCGGCCTACCGGACCGGCGAGCAGGACCGGGCCATCGCGCTGCTGCGGGCCGCGATCGACGCCGCCGACCCGGCCGCCGACCCGCTCCGGGCCGGTGTGATCACCTCCCGCCTGGGCCACTTCCTGCGCAACGCCGGCAAGGAAGGCGCGTTCGCGACCCTCAAAGAGGCGGTCCGGCTCGTCCCGCCCGACCCGCCCACGCCCGAGCGGGCCCAGGTGCTGGCAGCCCTGGGCCAGGCGCTCATGCTCAAGCCGCTCTGGGAGGAGTCCCGGGCCGTCTGCGAGGAGGCGATCGCGATCGCGCGCTCGGTGGGCGACCGGGCCGTCGAGGTCCATGCCATGGACACCCTCGGGGTGGTGCTCGCCCACCTCGGCGACACCCAGACCGGCCTCGCCCACCTCCGGGAGGCGCGGCGGGTCGCCATGTCGCTCCACGACGACGAGCAGCACCCGGTCGACGAGGCCGTGCGCGCCTACGCCAACCTCACCGACGTCCTCGACCTGGTCGGTGACCTCGAGCAGGCGGCGGCGACCGCCCTGGAAGGCGTCGAGGTCGCCCGCGAGCACGGCCTCGAGCGCGCCATCTGCGCCCACCTGGTCGCCGACGCCGCCAGCGCGCTGGCCAAGCTCGGCCGCTGGGACGAGGCCGACCGCCACCTGCGGGCCAGCCTGGACGTCAACGTCTCCGGGCACAACGCGAGCCTGCTCCACCTCACCCGGGCCGCGCTGGAGCTGCGCCGGGGGCACTTCGAGCCCGCCCTCGAGCACCTCGGCACCGCCCGGCGCCTGTTCGGCCGCACCCACGCGGGCGCCCAGATCACCGGCCCGATCTTCCAGGGGCTGGCCGAGACCGCGGTCTGGCAGGGGCGCCACGACGACGCGCGGGCGGCGGTGGCCGAGGGCCTGTCGCTCACCCTGGCCGTGGACGGGTGGCGGCACGCGCGCCCGCTCTACCCGGTCGGCCTGGCGGCCGAGGCGGACCGGGCCGACCGGGCCCGGGCCCGGCGGGCCGCCGCCGAGGCCGAGGACGCCCGCCGGGTCGCCGCCGGCCTGCTGGAGGGCGCCCGCACGCTGCCCGGCGGGACCAGCGCGGAGGCCGACGCGCTGCTGGCCACCTGCGAGGCGGAGTGGACCCGGGTCGAGGGCACCTCCGACCCGGGCCGCTGGCAGGCCGTTGCCGACGCCTGGGACAAGGCCATGCAGCCCTACCCGGGTGCGTACGCCCGCTGGCGGCTGGCCGAGGCGTTCCTCGGCGCGCGGCTGGACCGCGAGCAGGCCGAGCGGGCGGTCCGGGAGGCCCACGCCACCGCTGCCCGGCTCGGTGCCGCGCCGCTCCGCACCGAGGTCGAGCGGCTCGCCCGGCGCAGCCGGATCGACCTGGCGCCCAGGCCCGCCCGACCGGACCAGGCCGCCGCCGCCGAGCCCGACACCACGGGCCTGGCCGGCGAGCTCGGCCTGACCCCGCGCGAGCTGGAGGTGCTCCAGCTGGTCGCCGACGGCCGCAGCAACAGCCAGATCGCCGAGGCGCTGTTCATCAGCGCCAAGACGGCCAGCGTCCACGTGTCCAACATCCTGGCCAAGCTGGGCGTGGCGAGCCGGGTCGAGGCGGCCGCGGTCGCCCACCGCCTGGCCCTGTTCGACGAGCCGGCCGGACGCTGA
- a CDS encoding methyltransferase domain-containing protein, with protein sequence MQPQPPGPAASGPASSGAAASGPADPVQAWRAQLEAWAIPDEILARAPESPWGFPVGLFRARAEQAGAREPTTSDREAARWLPAGGTVLDVGAGGGAASLPLARAAGRIVAVDESAPMLEAFLAAASAAGVPAATVEGRWPDVAGQVTPADVVVCHHVLYNVADLAPFVAALTGHARHRVVVELTDRHPLVEIGPLWRRFHGLDRPAGPTAGDAEAALRALGLEVQREDGPGAPRTGFERWEDLVAFTRRRLCLPAEREPEVAEALAPFRAETGLGVRADRGARSLVTLSWPGSAPQA encoded by the coding sequence ATGCAGCCTCAACCCCCCGGCCCGGCCGCATCCGGCCCGGCCTCCTCCGGCGCGGCCGCATCCGGCCCGGCCGACCCGGTCCAAGCCTGGCGGGCCCAGCTCGAGGCCTGGGCGATCCCGGATGAGATCCTGGCCCGCGCTCCGGAGTCGCCTTGGGGGTTCCCGGTCGGGCTGTTCCGGGCACGGGCCGAGCAGGCGGGCGCCCGGGAGCCGACCACCTCGGACCGGGAGGCGGCCCGCTGGCTGCCGGCCGGCGGGACCGTGCTCGACGTGGGCGCGGGCGGGGGAGCGGCCAGCCTGCCCCTGGCCCGGGCCGCCGGCCGGATCGTGGCCGTGGACGAGTCGGCCCCGATGCTCGAGGCGTTCCTGGCTGCGGCCAGTGCCGCCGGGGTGCCGGCCGCGACCGTGGAGGGACGCTGGCCCGACGTGGCCGGCCAGGTGACTCCGGCCGACGTGGTGGTCTGCCACCACGTCCTGTACAACGTGGCCGACCTGGCGCCGTTCGTGGCCGCCCTGACCGGCCACGCGCGCCACCGGGTGGTGGTGGAGCTGACCGACCGGCACCCGCTGGTCGAGATCGGGCCCTTGTGGCGTCGCTTCCACGGCCTGGACCGCCCGGCCGGGCCGACCGCCGGCGACGCCGAGGCCGCCCTGCGTGCCCTCGGGCTCGAGGTCCAGCGCGAGGACGGGCCGGGCGCCCCCCGGACCGGCTTCGAGCGCTGGGAGGACCTGGTCGCCTTCACCCGCCGCCGCCTCTGCCTGCCCGCCGAGCGCGAGCCGGAGGTGGCCGAGGCGCTGGCGCCGTTCCGGGCCGAGACCGGGCTCGGCGTGCGCGCCGACCGGGGTGCACGCTCGCTCGTCACCCTGTCCTGGCCCGGGTCGGCCCCGCAGGCTTGA
- a CDS encoding helix-turn-helix transcriptional regulator: MLLGAQLRRLRTEAGISREDAGEAIRASEWKIQRLENGQVGYKERDVTDLVTLYGVTDPVEIATFITMAREANMPGWWNAYSDVLPQWFRAYVDLEAVAAQIRTYEGQFVPGLLQTEDYMRAVMRGAQLGDSPEELERRVRLRLTRQRLLAQDDGPRLWAVVDEAALRRPVGGRKVLCAQIERLVDASRLPSVTLQVLPFSAGAHAAMVGAFSILRFADQELPDVVYLEHATNALYLDKPEDVAQYAHIMSSIGVYGAPPEQTAEILSELLHDQDYSR, from the coding sequence ATGCTGCTTGGCGCCCAGCTCCGCCGGCTCCGGACCGAGGCCGGCATCTCCCGCGAGGACGCCGGCGAGGCGATCCGGGCGTCGGAGTGGAAGATCCAACGGCTGGAGAACGGCCAGGTCGGCTACAAGGAACGCGATGTCACCGACCTGGTCACCCTCTACGGCGTGACCGACCCGGTCGAGATCGCCACGTTCATCACCATGGCCCGCGAGGCCAACATGCCCGGCTGGTGGAACGCCTACAGCGACGTGCTGCCGCAGTGGTTCCGGGCTTATGTGGACCTGGAGGCCGTCGCGGCGCAGATTCGTACCTACGAGGGCCAGTTCGTCCCCGGCCTGCTGCAGACCGAGGACTACATGCGCGCGGTGATGCGGGGCGCGCAGCTGGGCGACTCGCCAGAGGAGCTGGAACGGCGGGTCAGGCTGCGGCTGACCCGGCAGCGGCTGCTCGCCCAGGACGACGGCCCGCGGCTGTGGGCGGTGGTGGACGAGGCGGCGCTGCGCCGGCCGGTCGGCGGCCGGAAGGTGCTGTGCGCCCAGATCGAGCGGCTCGTCGACGCGAGCAGACTGCCGAGCGTCACCCTGCAGGTCCTGCCGTTCAGCGCCGGCGCCCACGCGGCCATGGTGGGCGCGTTCAGCATCCTGCGATTTGCTGACCAGGAGCTCCCAGATGTGGTGTACCTCGAGCATGCCACCAACGCCCTGTACCTGGACAAGCCCGAGGACGTCGCGCAGTACGCGCACATCATGTCGAGCATCGGTGTGTATGGCGCACCACCCGAGCAGACCGCGGAGATCCTCAGCGAGCTTCTGCACGACCAGGACTACTCTCGGTGA
- a CDS encoding methyltransferase: MAADPLADRQALVDVINVGLLWHCVCAITRLEVPERLAAGPLPVSELAAAVGAHEEALHRVLRLLGDHQIVAVEQDRVGLTGRGRLLCRDHPLSLQAAFATVGPPDVAHALTDTLRTGQPAAPTVLGAPYWEYLAAHPEQQALFDEGMQQRAPLLSLACVPVLDWPSTGTVADIAGGVGTLMAAVLQAAPGAQGIVVDQPHVLERARLFLERQGVGDRCVLHPGDLFAPPPPADLYLLASVLHDWDDDSAAQILAALGRGATRSTRLRVFEMLLPDDATPHRAKMSDVLMLLLFDGGRERTAGEFRRLLERTGWRFERVVPSPGPMSVIEASRPATGQGSP, translated from the coding sequence ATGGCTGCTGACCCATTGGCTGACCGTCAGGCCTTGGTCGACGTGATCAACGTGGGGCTGCTGTGGCATTGCGTCTGCGCGATCACTCGGCTCGAGGTTCCCGAGCGGCTGGCGGCCGGGCCACTGCCGGTGTCGGAGCTGGCCGCAGCCGTCGGCGCCCACGAGGAAGCGCTGCACCGGGTGCTGCGGCTGCTCGGCGACCATCAGATCGTGGCCGTCGAGCAAGACCGGGTCGGCCTCACCGGCCGAGGACGGCTGCTGTGCCGGGACCATCCGTTGTCGCTGCAGGCCGCCTTCGCCACGGTCGGGCCCCCAGACGTCGCCCATGCACTGACCGACACGCTGCGGACCGGCCAGCCGGCCGCGCCGACGGTGCTCGGCGCGCCGTACTGGGAGTACCTGGCCGCGCACCCAGAGCAGCAAGCGCTGTTCGACGAGGGGATGCAGCAGCGGGCACCGCTGCTGTCGCTTGCCTGCGTGCCGGTGCTGGACTGGCCCTCAACAGGCACGGTCGCCGACATCGCCGGCGGTGTCGGCACCCTGATGGCTGCCGTGCTCCAGGCCGCGCCGGGCGCCCAGGGGATCGTTGTGGACCAGCCGCATGTGCTCGAGCGCGCGCGGCTGTTCCTGGAGCGCCAGGGAGTCGGCGACCGCTGCGTGCTGCACCCCGGGGACCTGTTCGCACCCCCACCCCCGGCCGACCTGTACCTGCTGGCCAGCGTGCTGCACGACTGGGACGACGACAGCGCGGCACAGATCCTTGCCGCGCTCGGCCGCGGCGCCACCCGGTCCACTCGCCTGCGGGTGTTCGAGATGCTGCTGCCAGACGACGCCACACCGCACCGTGCCAAGATGAGCGACGTCTTGATGCTGCTGCTGTTCGACGGCGGCCGCGAGCGCACCGCCGGCGAGTTCCGGCGCCTGTTGGAGCGCACCGGCTGGCGGTTCGAGCGGGTGGTGCCCAGTCCCGGGCCGATGAGCGTCATCGAGGCGAGCCGTCCAGCTACCGGTCAGGGGTCCCCTTAG
- a CDS encoding hemolysin III family protein: MTGWRLRSARAAAEVALLAHAVGLGDPGAKTGDGRRAAPHTGGMTDSRGAPAKPLLRGRLHQVAFVASVPAGLALVLAARTGPARLAAAVYALSLAGLYGTSAAFHLGRWSDAVHRRMDQADHAMIYVLIAGSWTPFAVLALGGPWGLTVLVGVWAAAIGGIVVVILWHRIRIVGITLYLTLGWLGLVTLPWLAGRLGIAKLTLLVAGGIFYTVGAVVLGRQRPDPNPKVFGYHEVWHAFTIAAGACHYALVWLLVSVA, from the coding sequence GTGACCGGGTGGCGTCTACGGTCGGCCCGAGCCGCTGCCGAGGTGGCGCTGCTCGCCCACGCGGTAGGCCTCGGCGACCCAGGCGCCAAGACTGGTGACGGACGGCGGGCGGCGCCCCATACTGGTGGCATGACCGACTCACGGGGGGCGCCGGCCAAGCCGTTGCTGCGCGGCCGGCTGCACCAGGTCGCGTTCGTCGCGTCGGTCCCGGCCGGGCTCGCGCTCGTGCTGGCCGCCCGGACCGGCCCGGCCCGGCTCGCTGCCGCGGTCTACGCGCTCAGCCTGGCCGGCCTGTACGGCACCAGCGCCGCGTTCCACCTGGGGCGCTGGTCGGACGCGGTGCACCGGCGCATGGACCAGGCCGACCACGCCATGATCTACGTGCTGATCGCCGGGAGCTGGACGCCGTTCGCGGTGCTCGCGCTGGGCGGGCCGTGGGGGCTGACCGTCCTCGTCGGGGTGTGGGCAGCTGCCATCGGCGGGATCGTCGTGGTGATCCTGTGGCACCGCATCCGCATCGTCGGGATCACGCTGTACCTGACCCTCGGCTGGCTGGGGCTGGTGACCCTGCCGTGGCTGGCCGGCAGGCTCGGCATCGCCAAGCTGACGCTGCTGGTCGCGGGCGGCATCTTCTACACCGTGGGCGCGGTGGTGCTGGGCAGGCAGCGCCCGGACCCCAACCCCAAGGTCTTCGGCTACCACGAGGTCTGGCACGCCTTCACCATCGCCGCCGGCGCCTGCCACTACGCCCTGGTGTGGCTGCTGGTCAGCGTGGCCTGA